A region from the Lentisphaera profundi genome encodes:
- a CDS encoding universal stress protein: MMHIDNIVTGVFSEHHFSMAVRESQKLATVFKAKIRPVHVIETLGFNPFYPRETEESRLGALEKFKKDVDHLYNKHGASHVEEPVVQIGRIHNELVAVANKHSNSLIVVGRHTEGVMHKFLTTEAERIIAHASTPVWVHPHRSISRLPQTIVCALDFSENCKRAADVAVMVAKACSAQIYFVHVIPESTGYVDLEGQLNVYYPQEDVERDLIHDNVLKLMKEAVQNLDLEGLCYAEKVCSGGAADGVKRVCDEVDAELLVMGASSHSSVERLFMGSTMRWLLNDFKEDILVIP, translated from the coding sequence ATGATGCATATAGACAATATAGTGACTGGAGTTTTTTCTGAACATCATTTTAGTATGGCAGTTAGGGAGTCACAGAAATTAGCAACGGTCTTTAAAGCAAAGATTCGTCCCGTACATGTTATTGAAACTTTAGGTTTTAATCCATTTTATCCTCGAGAAACAGAAGAATCACGTTTAGGGGCATTAGAAAAGTTCAAAAAAGACGTTGATCATTTGTACAATAAGCATGGAGCAAGTCATGTAGAGGAGCCCGTTGTTCAAATTGGTCGAATTCACAATGAATTAGTTGCGGTAGCCAATAAGCATAGTAATTCGCTTATCGTGGTAGGAAGGCATACCGAAGGGGTAATGCATAAGTTTTTGACGACGGAAGCAGAGCGTATTATAGCTCATGCCAGTACGCCTGTTTGGGTACATCCACACCGAAGTATTAGTCGCTTACCACAAACGATAGTTTGCGCGCTGGATTTTTCTGAAAACTGTAAGAGAGCTGCGGATGTTGCGGTTATGGTTGCGAAAGCTTGTTCGGCTCAGATTTATTTTGTGCACGTCATCCCCGAGAGTACGGGGTATGTTGACCTAGAAGGACAATTGAATGTTTATTACCCTCAAGAAGATGTCGAAAGAGACCTCATTCACGATAATGTACTCAAGCTTATGAAAGAGGCTGTTCAAAATTTGGATTTAGAGGGTCTTTGTTATGCTGAGAAAGTGTGTTCTGGAGGTGCGGCAGATGGAGTTAAACGCGTGTGTGATGAAGTAGATGCCGAATTACTCGTTATGGGAGCTTCATCTCATTCGAGTGTTGAGAGGCTTTTTATGGGGAGTACAATGCGTTGGTTGCTCAATGATTTCAAAGAAGATATCCTTGTGATCCCCTAG
- the queA gene encoding tRNA preQ1(34) S-adenosylmethionine ribosyltransferase-isomerase QueA encodes MSTHLKDYNFHLPEELIAQRPPEERHQSRMMVIDRSTSSREIIPFQEFPSFLKEGDLIVRNNTKVIPARLFGHKKESGGKVQALLCEERKTGLWQAMLKPGRRLRADTIIQIENTKDEYFTVKEKLDDGTYLIQFSNPDVLSVLDKYGHIPLPPYMNREDDEQDRQRYQTVFADQPGAVAAPTAGLHFTDDIFAQCAEKGASFTDLTLHTGIGTFQPVSCEDLSQHQMHSEFFELSESSAKKIHTTKKNGGRIFAIGTTSVRTLETCANPKNFIQAGKGKTQIFLYPPKTPQVTDCLLTNFHLPKSTLLMLVSTFFPREEVLAAYESAVENQMRFFSYGDCMLIV; translated from the coding sequence ATGAGTACACACCTCAAAGATTATAACTTCCACCTCCCCGAGGAGCTAATCGCACAGCGACCTCCTGAGGAGCGACATCAATCGAGAATGATGGTTATAGATAGAAGTACATCTAGCCGTGAAATCATTCCCTTCCAAGAATTCCCTTCTTTTCTCAAAGAAGGGGATTTAATTGTTCGGAATAACACAAAAGTAATTCCCGCTCGACTCTTTGGTCACAAAAAAGAGTCTGGAGGCAAAGTGCAAGCATTGCTTTGCGAAGAACGCAAAACCGGTCTTTGGCAAGCCATGCTAAAACCTGGACGAAGACTTCGAGCCGACACAATCATCCAGATTGAGAATACCAAAGACGAGTACTTCACTGTCAAAGAAAAATTAGATGACGGCACTTACCTGATTCAATTCTCTAACCCTGATGTCCTCAGCGTTCTCGACAAATATGGCCACATACCCCTACCTCCCTACATGAATCGCGAAGATGATGAGCAAGATCGTCAGCGTTACCAAACCGTTTTTGCCGATCAACCAGGTGCCGTTGCAGCTCCCACCGCAGGCCTTCATTTTACCGATGATATTTTTGCGCAGTGCGCAGAAAAAGGTGCTTCATTTACTGACCTAACCTTACATACTGGTATCGGCACCTTCCAACCCGTCTCATGCGAAGATTTATCTCAGCACCAAATGCATAGTGAGTTTTTTGAATTATCTGAATCAAGTGCAAAAAAAATCCACACTACGAAAAAAAATGGCGGTCGTATATTTGCTATTGGGACAACTTCGGTACGTACCTTAGAAACTTGTGCTAACCCAAAAAATTTCATCCAGGCCGGCAAAGGAAAAACACAAATATTCCTCTACCCCCCAAAAACACCACAAGTAACAGACTGCTTATTAACTAACTTCCATTTACCAAAATCTACTTTACTCATGCTTGTCTCCACCTTTTTCCCTCGGGAAGAGGTACTAGCAGCTTACGAAAGTGCCGTAGAAAACCAAATGCGTTTCTTCAGTTACGGCGACTGCATGCTCATCGTCTGA
- the rpsU gene encoding 30S ribosomal protein S21 yields the protein MPSEVSAKKGEPIDKALRRLKKKLDREGVLRELRNRRCYEKPSEIKRREGKSLVKRIRKENRAR from the coding sequence ATGCCATCAGAAGTTAGTGCAAAAAAAGGTGAGCCAATCGATAAGGCTCTTAGACGTCTAAAAAAGAAATTAGACCGTGAAGGTGTACTCCGCGAGTTACGTAACCGTCGCTGCTACGAGAAACCAAGCGAAATCAAAAGACGCGAAGGCAAAAGCCTTGTTAAGCGTATCAGAAAAGAGAATCGCGCTCGCTAA
- the thiI gene encoding tRNA uracil 4-sulfurtransferase ThiI, whose amino-acid sequence MSNIPVNCFLLRYNEIGTKGKNRWQFEQKLLNNISRQLTNRNEFNYYRDQGRFALKKRDNSFFSPKEIQIATEALNRTFGLESYAPGIMTDPDSDTILELIEKHFPSAYELGKNQLLPQQDYTCRVRCRRSWKKFPYTSKEMEINIADKILPSYDDLKVNLKKAHLTIGVEIRPDIAFIHFQDYKGLGGLPVGSSDPVLCLLSGGIDSPVAAFKAMQRGSHVNSVTFESFPYTQPELIDKVAKLQNILDRYQDRPAQFYACNMAESQKMIRDKCSERFRTILYRRIMMRVSSVLAVHLKAKALLTGEAVGQVASQTLANMDTINRSTDTLVLRPLVCMDKNEVIAIAEKAGTFDVSNIQCADSCTTFAPGKPATNGNPRLLEEQETRYEASDAIIDCLKNTRLIDTHSLEETPVPELIEIYEQNFKRQWFGND is encoded by the coding sequence ATGTCAAACATACCCGTAAATTGTTTCCTTCTCCGATACAATGAAATTGGCACCAAAGGTAAGAACCGCTGGCAATTCGAACAAAAATTACTCAATAATATTTCACGTCAGCTCACAAATAGAAATGAGTTCAATTACTATCGTGACCAAGGACGATTTGCTCTTAAAAAGAGAGATAATAGTTTCTTTTCTCCAAAAGAAATCCAAATCGCTACAGAGGCACTCAATCGTACTTTTGGTCTAGAGTCATACGCTCCAGGCATTATGACTGACCCAGATTCCGATACAATTCTTGAGCTCATCGAAAAACATTTTCCCAGCGCTTATGAACTCGGAAAAAACCAGCTACTCCCTCAACAAGATTATACATGTAGAGTACGCTGTCGCCGTAGCTGGAAGAAATTCCCCTACACATCCAAAGAAATGGAAATCAATATTGCCGACAAAATCCTTCCTAGCTATGATGACCTCAAAGTCAATCTAAAAAAAGCACACCTAACTATCGGAGTAGAAATCCGTCCTGATATTGCTTTTATTCACTTCCAGGATTACAAAGGCTTAGGTGGACTTCCCGTTGGCTCAAGCGATCCGGTCCTCTGCTTATTATCTGGAGGCATTGACTCTCCTGTCGCGGCCTTCAAAGCCATGCAAAGAGGAAGCCATGTGAATTCAGTGACTTTTGAAAGCTTTCCTTACACTCAACCTGAGTTGATTGACAAGGTGGCTAAACTACAAAATATCCTAGATCGCTACCAAGATCGCCCTGCACAATTCTACGCCTGCAATATGGCTGAGTCACAAAAAATGATTCGCGATAAATGTTCAGAACGCTTTAGAACTATCTTATATCGTCGAATCATGATGCGTGTCTCTTCTGTGCTTGCGGTACATTTAAAAGCCAAAGCACTTCTCACTGGCGAAGCAGTTGGCCAGGTCGCTTCACAAACTCTTGCCAATATGGATACTATAAATCGCTCAACCGACACCCTCGTCCTTCGTCCCTTAGTCTGCATGGATAAAAACGAAGTAATTGCCATTGCAGAAAAAGCAGGCACTTTCGACGTATCAAACATTCAGTGCGCCGACTCTTGTACTACTTTCGCACCAGGAAAACCTGCCACTAATGGCAACCCTAGACTTCTTGAAGAACAAGAAACGAGATATGAAGCCAGCGATGCTATTATTGACTGCCTTAAGAATACTCGTTTGATTGATACTCATAGCTTAGAAGAAACTCCCGTCCCCGAACTCATTGAGATTTATGAGCAGAACTTCAAGCGACAGTGGTTTGGAAACGACTAA